A genomic stretch from Falco cherrug isolate bFalChe1 chromosome 1, bFalChe1.pri, whole genome shotgun sequence includes:
- the LOC129736331 gene encoding coiled-coil domain-containing protein 183-like isoform X4 has product MPIQVAQEKLQADIYERVNTCNMLLHQVRQRRQVREELQRRLQQLQDAAMPDKRQQAQAQAICQLEKNIEKVLLKVHTGQKVTALYLAVRDVLRKELAHLPPHLDLLCKMAELYGRELQDMDLMALEACKAADRAKEDANRTRSRILAERARMYRSRATQEVSVDTGWRKDVYQRHLRAQERHELTVDSPTPASQDQLVGTSLEAVRSQMEHEARVTQKMQQAKAALQCSRIWDIPGRLLEQQKSSADLEQCIKEGEEKKRALAERLHELELNLAKLKFHQPSNTSRVLEEELRLKLQCQEARLEDMRAQMMRSKDVLLKCEEDIDSLFVRLQGITVPGQEDPVKAMAVEEKLQHCEQKLRYLVQRVASLPHDWRSPNKDNKVRGGSIPAVAFGHPHGAFPYGPSQASSQLAGWRWRQGRAMEQLSPRWHGALQGVPRAGTSRWGSPWLGTPTSPSASNPECLPQIFAEVRNLLENTTADHPQNLRVSLEDAGSGQESLDSDDESCGLVLTREGIKKQGLLLMKSKQRGKK; this is encoded by the exons ATGCCCATCCAGGTGGCCCAGGAGAAGCTCCAGGCCGACATCTATGAACGGGTGAACACCTGCAACATGCTGCTGCACCAGGTGAGGCAGCGGAGACAAGTGCGGGAGGAGCTGCAGAggcggctgcagcagctgcaggatgctgcGATGCCTGACAAGCGGCAGCAGGCACAGGCGCAG GCCATTTGccagctggagaaaaacattGAGAAGGTGCTCCTCAAAGTCCACACTGGACAGAAGGTGACTGCCCTGTACCTGGCGGTGCGGGATGTCCTGAGGAAG GAGCTGGCCCACCTGCCTCCGCACCTGGACCTCCTGTGCAAGATGGCCGAGCTGTATGGTAGGGAGCTCCAGGACATGGATCTCATGGCCTTGGAGGCCTGCAAAGCCGCTGACAGAGCCAAG GAGGACGCAAACAGGACGCGCAGCCGGATCCTTGCGGAGAGAGCGCGCATGTACCGCTCCCGGGCCACCCAGGAGGTCTCTGTAGACACAGGGTGGCGGAAGGACGTGTACCAAAGGCACCTGAGAGCG caggagaggcaCGAGCTCACCGTGGACTCCCCGACCCCGGCCTCACAGGACCAGCTCGTGG gcaCCAGTCTGGAGGCCGTCAGGTCCCAGATGGAGCACGAGGCCAGGGTCACGCAGAAGATGCAGCAGGCCAAGGCTGCGCTGCAGTGCTCCAGGATCTGG GACATACCCGGCAGGCTCCTGGAACAGCAGAAGTCCTCGGCGGACCTGGAGCAGTGCATCAAGGAGGGCGAGGAGAAGAAGCGGGCACTGGCGGAGAGGCTGCACGAGCTGGAGCTGAACCTAGCTAAGCTGAAGTTTCACCAGCCCTCCAACACAAGCAG ggtgctggaggaggagctgcGGCTGAAACTGCAGTGCCAAGAGGCTCGGCTGGAGGACATGCGGGCCCAGATGATGAGGAGCAAGGATGTTCTGCTGAAATGTGAAGAGGACATCGACAGCCTTTTCGTCCGCCTGCAGGGCATCACCGTGCCCGGCCAG GAGGATCCCGTCAAGGCCATGGCGGtggaggagaagctgcagcactgtgaGCAGAAGCTGCGCTACCTGGTGCAGCGGGTGGCCAGCCTGCCCCACGACTGGCGCAGCCCCAACAAGGACAACAAGGTGCGCGGGGGCTCCATCCCTGCTGTGGCCTTCGGGCACCCGCACGGGGCTTTCCCATACGGCCCATCCCAAGCGTCCTCCCAGCTGGCAGGATGGAGGTGGCGCCAGGGGAGAGCCatggagcagctcagcccccGGTGGCACGGGGCACTGCAGGGTGTGCCCCGCGCGGGGACCTCGAGGTGGGGCAGCCCTTGGCTTGGAACACCCACCTCCCCTTCAGCAAGTAACCCAGAGTGTCTTCCACAGATTTTTGCCGAGGTCCGTAATTTACTAGAGAACACCACTGCGGATCACCCACAGAACCTGAGGGTTTCCTTGGAGGACGCAGGCAGCGGCCAAG AGTCCTTGGATTCTGATGACGAATCCTGTGGCCTTGTCCTCACCCGGGAGGGCATCAAGAAGCAGGGGCTGCTCCTGATGAAAAGCAAGCAGCGTGGCAAGAAGTAG
- the LOC129736331 gene encoding coiled-coil domain-containing protein 183-like isoform X6: MPIQVAQEKLQADIYERVNTCNMLLHQVRQRRQVREELQRRLQQLQDAAMPDKRQQAQAQAICQLEKNIEKVLLKVHTGQKVTALYLAVRDVLRKELAHLPPHLDLLCKMAELYGRELQDMDLMALEACKAADRAKEDANRTRSRILAERARMYRSRATQEVSVDTGWRKDVYQRHLRAQERHELTVDSPTPASQDQLVGTSLEAVRSQMEHEARVTQKMQQAKAALQCSRIWDIPGRLLEQQKSSADLEQCIKEGEEKKRALAERLHELELNLAKLKFHQPSNTSRVLEEELRLKLQCQEARLEDMRAQMMRSKDVLLKCEEDIDSLFVRLQGITVPGQEDPVKAMAVEEKLQHCEQKLRYLVQRVASLPHDWRSPNKDNKIFAEVRNLLENTTADHPQNLRVSLEDAGSGQESLDSDDESCGLVLTREGIKKQGLLLMKSKQRGKK, translated from the exons ATGCCCATCCAGGTGGCCCAGGAGAAGCTCCAGGCCGACATCTATGAACGGGTGAACACCTGCAACATGCTGCTGCACCAGGTGAGGCAGCGGAGACAAGTGCGGGAGGAGCTGCAGAggcggctgcagcagctgcaggatgctgcGATGCCTGACAAGCGGCAGCAGGCACAGGCGCAG GCCATTTGccagctggagaaaaacattGAGAAGGTGCTCCTCAAAGTCCACACTGGACAGAAGGTGACTGCCCTGTACCTGGCGGTGCGGGATGTCCTGAGGAAG GAGCTGGCCCACCTGCCTCCGCACCTGGACCTCCTGTGCAAGATGGCCGAGCTGTATGGTAGGGAGCTCCAGGACATGGATCTCATGGCCTTGGAGGCCTGCAAAGCCGCTGACAGAGCCAAG GAGGACGCAAACAGGACGCGCAGCCGGATCCTTGCGGAGAGAGCGCGCATGTACCGCTCCCGGGCCACCCAGGAGGTCTCTGTAGACACAGGGTGGCGGAAGGACGTGTACCAAAGGCACCTGAGAGCG caggagaggcaCGAGCTCACCGTGGACTCCCCGACCCCGGCCTCACAGGACCAGCTCGTGG gcaCCAGTCTGGAGGCCGTCAGGTCCCAGATGGAGCACGAGGCCAGGGTCACGCAGAAGATGCAGCAGGCCAAGGCTGCGCTGCAGTGCTCCAGGATCTGG GACATACCCGGCAGGCTCCTGGAACAGCAGAAGTCCTCGGCGGACCTGGAGCAGTGCATCAAGGAGGGCGAGGAGAAGAAGCGGGCACTGGCGGAGAGGCTGCACGAGCTGGAGCTGAACCTAGCTAAGCTGAAGTTTCACCAGCCCTCCAACACAAGCAG ggtgctggaggaggagctgcGGCTGAAACTGCAGTGCCAAGAGGCTCGGCTGGAGGACATGCGGGCCCAGATGATGAGGAGCAAGGATGTTCTGCTGAAATGTGAAGAGGACATCGACAGCCTTTTCGTCCGCCTGCAGGGCATCACCGTGCCCGGCCAG GAGGATCCCGTCAAGGCCATGGCGGtggaggagaagctgcagcactgtgaGCAGAAGCTGCGCTACCTGGTGCAGCGGGTGGCCAGCCTGCCCCACGACTGGCGCAGCCCCAACAAGGACAACAAG ATTTTTGCCGAGGTCCGTAATTTACTAGAGAACACCACTGCGGATCACCCACAGAACCTGAGGGTTTCCTTGGAGGACGCAGGCAGCGGCCAAG AGTCCTTGGATTCTGATGACGAATCCTGTGGCCTTGTCCTCACCCGGGAGGGCATCAAGAAGCAGGGGCTGCTCCTGATGAAAAGCAAGCAGCGTGGCAAGAAGTAG
- the LOC129736331 gene encoding coiled-coil domain-containing protein 183-like isoform X3 encodes MLLHQVRQRRQVREELQRRLQQLQDAAMPDKRQQAQAQAICQLEKNIEKVLLKVHTGQKVTALYLAVRDVLRKELAHLPPHLDLLCKMAELYGRELQDMDLMALEACKAADRAKEDANRTRSRILAERARMYRSRATQEVSVDTGWRKDVYQRHLRAQERHELTVDSPTPASQDQLVGTSLEAVRSQMEHEARVTQKMQQAKAALQCSRIWDIPGRLLEQQKSSADLEQCIKEGEEKKRALAERLHELELNLAKLKFHQPSNTSRVLEEELRLKLQCQEARLEDMRAQMMRSKDVLLKCEEDIDSLFVRLQGITVPGQEDPVKAMAVEEKLQHCEQKLRYLVQRVASLPHDWRSPNKDNKVRGGSIPAVAFGHPHGAFPYGPSQASSQLAGWRWRQGRAMEQLSPRWHGALQGVPRAGTSRWGSPWLGTPTSPSASNPECLPQIFAEVRNLLENTTADHPQNLRVSLEDAGSGQGRRAQRGHVPQQPSQPLPVGIPGHPCLSSTVPAEPNPRAACPRCCGTRRESLGFKITWLWPPPVGCSWGRPRAFGSSLLCF; translated from the exons ATGCTGCTGCACCAGGTGAGGCAGCGGAGACAAGTGCGGGAGGAGCTGCAGAggcggctgcagcagctgcaggatgctgcGATGCCTGACAAGCGGCAGCAGGCACAGGCGCAG GCCATTTGccagctggagaaaaacattGAGAAGGTGCTCCTCAAAGTCCACACTGGACAGAAGGTGACTGCCCTGTACCTGGCGGTGCGGGATGTCCTGAGGAAG GAGCTGGCCCACCTGCCTCCGCACCTGGACCTCCTGTGCAAGATGGCCGAGCTGTATGGTAGGGAGCTCCAGGACATGGATCTCATGGCCTTGGAGGCCTGCAAAGCCGCTGACAGAGCCAAG GAGGACGCAAACAGGACGCGCAGCCGGATCCTTGCGGAGAGAGCGCGCATGTACCGCTCCCGGGCCACCCAGGAGGTCTCTGTAGACACAGGGTGGCGGAAGGACGTGTACCAAAGGCACCTGAGAGCG caggagaggcaCGAGCTCACCGTGGACTCCCCGACCCCGGCCTCACAGGACCAGCTCGTGG gcaCCAGTCTGGAGGCCGTCAGGTCCCAGATGGAGCACGAGGCCAGGGTCACGCAGAAGATGCAGCAGGCCAAGGCTGCGCTGCAGTGCTCCAGGATCTGG GACATACCCGGCAGGCTCCTGGAACAGCAGAAGTCCTCGGCGGACCTGGAGCAGTGCATCAAGGAGGGCGAGGAGAAGAAGCGGGCACTGGCGGAGAGGCTGCACGAGCTGGAGCTGAACCTAGCTAAGCTGAAGTTTCACCAGCCCTCCAACACAAGCAG ggtgctggaggaggagctgcGGCTGAAACTGCAGTGCCAAGAGGCTCGGCTGGAGGACATGCGGGCCCAGATGATGAGGAGCAAGGATGTTCTGCTGAAATGTGAAGAGGACATCGACAGCCTTTTCGTCCGCCTGCAGGGCATCACCGTGCCCGGCCAG GAGGATCCCGTCAAGGCCATGGCGGtggaggagaagctgcagcactgtgaGCAGAAGCTGCGCTACCTGGTGCAGCGGGTGGCCAGCCTGCCCCACGACTGGCGCAGCCCCAACAAGGACAACAAGGTGCGCGGGGGCTCCATCCCTGCTGTGGCCTTCGGGCACCCGCACGGGGCTTTCCCATACGGCCCATCCCAAGCGTCCTCCCAGCTGGCAGGATGGAGGTGGCGCCAGGGGAGAGCCatggagcagctcagcccccGGTGGCACGGGGCACTGCAGGGTGTGCCCCGCGCGGGGACCTCGAGGTGGGGCAGCCCTTGGCTTGGAACACCCACCTCCCCTTCAGCAAGTAACCCAGAGTGTCTTCCACAGATTTTTGCCGAGGTCCGTAATTTACTAGAGAACACCACTGCGGATCACCCACAGAACCTGAGGGTTTCCTTGGAGGACGCAGGCAGCGGCCAAGGTAGGAGAGCACAGCGAGGACACGTGCCACAGCAAccatcccagcccctgcccgtgGGGATTCCTGGGCATCCTTGCCTGTCTTCCACTGTCCCAGCAGAGCCCAACCCACGAGCTGCTTGTCCCAGGTGCTGTGGGACAAGGAGGGAGAGCCTTGGCTTCAAAATCACCTGGTTGTGGCCTCCTCCTGTTGGATGTTCTTGGGGGAGACCACGAGCTTTTGGCAGCTCTCTACTGTGTTTTTAA
- the LOC129736331 gene encoding coiled-coil domain-containing protein 183-like isoform X1 translates to MPIQVAQEKLQADIYERVNTCNMLLHQVRQRRQVREELQRRLQQLQDAAMPDKRQQAQAQAICQLEKNIEKVLLKVHTGQKVTALYLAVRDVLRKELAHLPPHLDLLCKMAELYGRELQDMDLMALEACKAADRAKEDANRTRSRILAERARMYRSRATQEVSVDTGWRKDVYQRHLRAQERHELTVDSPTPASQDQLVGTSLEAVRSQMEHEARVTQKMQQAKAALQCSRIWDIPGRLLEQQKSSADLEQCIKEGEEKKRALAERLHELELNLAKLKFHQPSNTSRVLEEELRLKLQCQEARLEDMRAQMMRSKDVLLKCEEDIDSLFVRLQGITVPGQEDPVKAMAVEEKLQHCEQKLRYLVQRVASLPHDWRSPNKDNKVRGGSIPAVAFGHPHGAFPYGPSQASSQLAGWRWRQGRAMEQLSPRWHGALQGVPRAGTSRWGSPWLGTPTSPSASNPECLPQIFAEVRNLLENTTADHPQNLRVSLEDAGSGQGRRAQRGHVPQQPSQPLPVGIPGHPCLSSTVPAEPNPRAACPRCCGTRRESLGFKITWLWPPPVGCSWGRPRAFGSSLLCF, encoded by the exons ATGCCCATCCAGGTGGCCCAGGAGAAGCTCCAGGCCGACATCTATGAACGGGTGAACACCTGCAACATGCTGCTGCACCAGGTGAGGCAGCGGAGACAAGTGCGGGAGGAGCTGCAGAggcggctgcagcagctgcaggatgctgcGATGCCTGACAAGCGGCAGCAGGCACAGGCGCAG GCCATTTGccagctggagaaaaacattGAGAAGGTGCTCCTCAAAGTCCACACTGGACAGAAGGTGACTGCCCTGTACCTGGCGGTGCGGGATGTCCTGAGGAAG GAGCTGGCCCACCTGCCTCCGCACCTGGACCTCCTGTGCAAGATGGCCGAGCTGTATGGTAGGGAGCTCCAGGACATGGATCTCATGGCCTTGGAGGCCTGCAAAGCCGCTGACAGAGCCAAG GAGGACGCAAACAGGACGCGCAGCCGGATCCTTGCGGAGAGAGCGCGCATGTACCGCTCCCGGGCCACCCAGGAGGTCTCTGTAGACACAGGGTGGCGGAAGGACGTGTACCAAAGGCACCTGAGAGCG caggagaggcaCGAGCTCACCGTGGACTCCCCGACCCCGGCCTCACAGGACCAGCTCGTGG gcaCCAGTCTGGAGGCCGTCAGGTCCCAGATGGAGCACGAGGCCAGGGTCACGCAGAAGATGCAGCAGGCCAAGGCTGCGCTGCAGTGCTCCAGGATCTGG GACATACCCGGCAGGCTCCTGGAACAGCAGAAGTCCTCGGCGGACCTGGAGCAGTGCATCAAGGAGGGCGAGGAGAAGAAGCGGGCACTGGCGGAGAGGCTGCACGAGCTGGAGCTGAACCTAGCTAAGCTGAAGTTTCACCAGCCCTCCAACACAAGCAG ggtgctggaggaggagctgcGGCTGAAACTGCAGTGCCAAGAGGCTCGGCTGGAGGACATGCGGGCCCAGATGATGAGGAGCAAGGATGTTCTGCTGAAATGTGAAGAGGACATCGACAGCCTTTTCGTCCGCCTGCAGGGCATCACCGTGCCCGGCCAG GAGGATCCCGTCAAGGCCATGGCGGtggaggagaagctgcagcactgtgaGCAGAAGCTGCGCTACCTGGTGCAGCGGGTGGCCAGCCTGCCCCACGACTGGCGCAGCCCCAACAAGGACAACAAGGTGCGCGGGGGCTCCATCCCTGCTGTGGCCTTCGGGCACCCGCACGGGGCTTTCCCATACGGCCCATCCCAAGCGTCCTCCCAGCTGGCAGGATGGAGGTGGCGCCAGGGGAGAGCCatggagcagctcagcccccGGTGGCACGGGGCACTGCAGGGTGTGCCCCGCGCGGGGACCTCGAGGTGGGGCAGCCCTTGGCTTGGAACACCCACCTCCCCTTCAGCAAGTAACCCAGAGTGTCTTCCACAGATTTTTGCCGAGGTCCGTAATTTACTAGAGAACACCACTGCGGATCACCCACAGAACCTGAGGGTTTCCTTGGAGGACGCAGGCAGCGGCCAAGGTAGGAGAGCACAGCGAGGACACGTGCCACAGCAAccatcccagcccctgcccgtgGGGATTCCTGGGCATCCTTGCCTGTCTTCCACTGTCCCAGCAGAGCCCAACCCACGAGCTGCTTGTCCCAGGTGCTGTGGGACAAGGAGGGAGAGCCTTGGCTTCAAAATCACCTGGTTGTGGCCTCCTCCTGTTGGATGTTCTTGGGGGAGACCACGAGCTTTTGGCAGCTCTCTACTGTGTTTTTAA
- the LOC129736331 gene encoding coiled-coil domain-containing protein 183-like isoform X2 — protein MPIQVAQEKLQADIYERVNTCNMLLHQVRQRRQVREELQRRLQQLQDAAMPDKRQQAQAQAICQLEKNIEKVLLKVHTGQKVTALYLAVRDVLRKELAHLPPHLDLLCKMAELYGRELQDMDLMALEACKAADRAKEDANRTRSRILAERARMYRSRATQEVSVDTGWRKDVYQRHLRAERHELTVDSPTPASQDQLVGTSLEAVRSQMEHEARVTQKMQQAKAALQCSRIWDIPGRLLEQQKSSADLEQCIKEGEEKKRALAERLHELELNLAKLKFHQPSNTSRVLEEELRLKLQCQEARLEDMRAQMMRSKDVLLKCEEDIDSLFVRLQGITVPGQEDPVKAMAVEEKLQHCEQKLRYLVQRVASLPHDWRSPNKDNKVRGGSIPAVAFGHPHGAFPYGPSQASSQLAGWRWRQGRAMEQLSPRWHGALQGVPRAGTSRWGSPWLGTPTSPSASNPECLPQIFAEVRNLLENTTADHPQNLRVSLEDAGSGQGRRAQRGHVPQQPSQPLPVGIPGHPCLSSTVPAEPNPRAACPRCCGTRRESLGFKITWLWPPPVGCSWGRPRAFGSSLLCF, from the exons ATGCCCATCCAGGTGGCCCAGGAGAAGCTCCAGGCCGACATCTATGAACGGGTGAACACCTGCAACATGCTGCTGCACCAGGTGAGGCAGCGGAGACAAGTGCGGGAGGAGCTGCAGAggcggctgcagcagctgcaggatgctgcGATGCCTGACAAGCGGCAGCAGGCACAGGCGCAG GCCATTTGccagctggagaaaaacattGAGAAGGTGCTCCTCAAAGTCCACACTGGACAGAAGGTGACTGCCCTGTACCTGGCGGTGCGGGATGTCCTGAGGAAG GAGCTGGCCCACCTGCCTCCGCACCTGGACCTCCTGTGCAAGATGGCCGAGCTGTATGGTAGGGAGCTCCAGGACATGGATCTCATGGCCTTGGAGGCCTGCAAAGCCGCTGACAGAGCCAAG GAGGACGCAAACAGGACGCGCAGCCGGATCCTTGCGGAGAGAGCGCGCATGTACCGCTCCCGGGCCACCCAGGAGGTCTCTGTAGACACAGGGTGGCGGAAGGACGTGTACCAAAGGCACCTGAGAGCG gagaggcaCGAGCTCACCGTGGACTCCCCGACCCCGGCCTCACAGGACCAGCTCGTGG gcaCCAGTCTGGAGGCCGTCAGGTCCCAGATGGAGCACGAGGCCAGGGTCACGCAGAAGATGCAGCAGGCCAAGGCTGCGCTGCAGTGCTCCAGGATCTGG GACATACCCGGCAGGCTCCTGGAACAGCAGAAGTCCTCGGCGGACCTGGAGCAGTGCATCAAGGAGGGCGAGGAGAAGAAGCGGGCACTGGCGGAGAGGCTGCACGAGCTGGAGCTGAACCTAGCTAAGCTGAAGTTTCACCAGCCCTCCAACACAAGCAG ggtgctggaggaggagctgcGGCTGAAACTGCAGTGCCAAGAGGCTCGGCTGGAGGACATGCGGGCCCAGATGATGAGGAGCAAGGATGTTCTGCTGAAATGTGAAGAGGACATCGACAGCCTTTTCGTCCGCCTGCAGGGCATCACCGTGCCCGGCCAG GAGGATCCCGTCAAGGCCATGGCGGtggaggagaagctgcagcactgtgaGCAGAAGCTGCGCTACCTGGTGCAGCGGGTGGCCAGCCTGCCCCACGACTGGCGCAGCCCCAACAAGGACAACAAGGTGCGCGGGGGCTCCATCCCTGCTGTGGCCTTCGGGCACCCGCACGGGGCTTTCCCATACGGCCCATCCCAAGCGTCCTCCCAGCTGGCAGGATGGAGGTGGCGCCAGGGGAGAGCCatggagcagctcagcccccGGTGGCACGGGGCACTGCAGGGTGTGCCCCGCGCGGGGACCTCGAGGTGGGGCAGCCCTTGGCTTGGAACACCCACCTCCCCTTCAGCAAGTAACCCAGAGTGTCTTCCACAGATTTTTGCCGAGGTCCGTAATTTACTAGAGAACACCACTGCGGATCACCCACAGAACCTGAGGGTTTCCTTGGAGGACGCAGGCAGCGGCCAAGGTAGGAGAGCACAGCGAGGACACGTGCCACAGCAAccatcccagcccctgcccgtgGGGATTCCTGGGCATCCTTGCCTGTCTTCCACTGTCCCAGCAGAGCCCAACCCACGAGCTGCTTGTCCCAGGTGCTGTGGGACAAGGAGGGAGAGCCTTGGCTTCAAAATCACCTGGTTGTGGCCTCCTCCTGTTGGATGTTCTTGGGGGAGACCACGAGCTTTTGGCAGCTCTCTACTGTGTTTTTAA
- the LOC129736331 gene encoding coiled-coil domain-containing protein 183-like isoform X5 produces the protein MPIQVAQEKLQADIYERVNTCNMLLHQVRQRRQVREELQRRLQQLQDAAMPDKRQQAQAQAICQLEKNIEKVLLKVHTGQKVTALYLAVRDVLRKELAHLPPHLDLLCKMAELYGRELQDMDLMALEACKAADRAKEDANRTRSRILAERARMYRSRATQEVSVDTGWRKDVYQRHLRAQERHELTVDSPTPASQDQLVGTSLEAVRSQMEHEARVTQKMQQAKAALQCSRIWDIPGRLLEQQKSSADLEQCIKEGEEKKRALAERLHELELNLAKLKFHQPSNTSRVLEEELRLKLQCQEARLEDMRAQMMRSKDVLLKCEEDIDSLFVRLQGITVPGQEDPVKAMAVEEKLQHCEQKLRYLVQRVASLPHDWRSPNKDNKIFAEVRNLLENTTADHPQNLRVSLEDAGSGQGRRAQRGHVPQQPSQPLPVGIPGHPCLSSTVPAEPNPRAACPRCCGTRRESLGFKITWLWPPPVGCSWGRPRAFGSSLLCF, from the exons ATGCCCATCCAGGTGGCCCAGGAGAAGCTCCAGGCCGACATCTATGAACGGGTGAACACCTGCAACATGCTGCTGCACCAGGTGAGGCAGCGGAGACAAGTGCGGGAGGAGCTGCAGAggcggctgcagcagctgcaggatgctgcGATGCCTGACAAGCGGCAGCAGGCACAGGCGCAG GCCATTTGccagctggagaaaaacattGAGAAGGTGCTCCTCAAAGTCCACACTGGACAGAAGGTGACTGCCCTGTACCTGGCGGTGCGGGATGTCCTGAGGAAG GAGCTGGCCCACCTGCCTCCGCACCTGGACCTCCTGTGCAAGATGGCCGAGCTGTATGGTAGGGAGCTCCAGGACATGGATCTCATGGCCTTGGAGGCCTGCAAAGCCGCTGACAGAGCCAAG GAGGACGCAAACAGGACGCGCAGCCGGATCCTTGCGGAGAGAGCGCGCATGTACCGCTCCCGGGCCACCCAGGAGGTCTCTGTAGACACAGGGTGGCGGAAGGACGTGTACCAAAGGCACCTGAGAGCG caggagaggcaCGAGCTCACCGTGGACTCCCCGACCCCGGCCTCACAGGACCAGCTCGTGG gcaCCAGTCTGGAGGCCGTCAGGTCCCAGATGGAGCACGAGGCCAGGGTCACGCAGAAGATGCAGCAGGCCAAGGCTGCGCTGCAGTGCTCCAGGATCTGG GACATACCCGGCAGGCTCCTGGAACAGCAGAAGTCCTCGGCGGACCTGGAGCAGTGCATCAAGGAGGGCGAGGAGAAGAAGCGGGCACTGGCGGAGAGGCTGCACGAGCTGGAGCTGAACCTAGCTAAGCTGAAGTTTCACCAGCCCTCCAACACAAGCAG ggtgctggaggaggagctgcGGCTGAAACTGCAGTGCCAAGAGGCTCGGCTGGAGGACATGCGGGCCCAGATGATGAGGAGCAAGGATGTTCTGCTGAAATGTGAAGAGGACATCGACAGCCTTTTCGTCCGCCTGCAGGGCATCACCGTGCCCGGCCAG GAGGATCCCGTCAAGGCCATGGCGGtggaggagaagctgcagcactgtgaGCAGAAGCTGCGCTACCTGGTGCAGCGGGTGGCCAGCCTGCCCCACGACTGGCGCAGCCCCAACAAGGACAACAAG ATTTTTGCCGAGGTCCGTAATTTACTAGAGAACACCACTGCGGATCACCCACAGAACCTGAGGGTTTCCTTGGAGGACGCAGGCAGCGGCCAAGGTAGGAGAGCACAGCGAGGACACGTGCCACAGCAAccatcccagcccctgcccgtgGGGATTCCTGGGCATCCTTGCCTGTCTTCCACTGTCCCAGCAGAGCCCAACCCACGAGCTGCTTGTCCCAGGTGCTGTGGGACAAGGAGGGAGAGCCTTGGCTTCAAAATCACCTGGTTGTGGCCTCCTCCTGTTGGATGTTCTTGGGGGAGACCACGAGCTTTTGGCAGCTCTCTACTGTGTTTTTAA